In Salirhabdus salicampi, a genomic segment contains:
- the yyaC gene encoding spore protease YyaC, producing the protein MSLKDILFLKKKEQRFSYLESTTPLKLGKTLFQLVPKEHSEVVVICIGTDRSTGDSLGPLVGTFLKEFELKSVTVYGTLHLPIHAKNLEQQIEAISKRHHNPYIIAIDACLGRASSIGTLICGVGSIQPGAAVQKNLPNVGDVYISGVVNVHGYMEYFVLQNTRLSVVMEMAKQIARSIKWFDQYMNRDRKQKENWVN; encoded by the coding sequence ATGAGTCTAAAAGACATCCTTTTTTTAAAAAAGAAGGAACAAAGGTTTTCCTATTTAGAATCTACGACTCCATTAAAATTAGGTAAAACCCTTTTTCAACTTGTTCCTAAGGAGCACTCGGAAGTCGTTGTTATATGTATTGGAACCGATCGATCAACCGGGGATTCTTTAGGACCTTTAGTAGGTACCTTTTTAAAGGAATTCGAATTAAAATCAGTAACGGTTTATGGAACGCTACATCTACCTATTCATGCAAAAAATTTAGAGCAGCAAATTGAAGCGATCTCTAAAAGACATCATAACCCATACATAATTGCAATTGATGCTTGTTTAGGAAGGGCATCTTCTATTGGAACATTAATATGTGGTGTAGGCTCAATACAGCCCGGAGCAGCTGTACAAAAAAATCTCCCCAATGTAGGAGATGTATATATAAGTGGTGTCGTTAATGTACATGGATACATGGAATACTTTGTTTTACAAAACACCCGCTTATCTGTCGTCATGGAAATGGCTAAACAAATCGCACGTAGTATTAAATGGTTTGATCAGTACATGAACCGTGATAGAAAACAAAAAGAGAATTGGGTAAACTAG
- a CDS encoding YkvI family membrane protein, which produces MIKSGMKWMFLIIGTTIGAGYASGREIWQFFGHGSGLAIILFTVMFAICCYVILSISYEQRSSHYLPVLRLIVGKHLTSLYDKLILFYLFTTTVVMMAGSGATWQAFHFPYWWGIGALCIPLVIAFVWDIKGILSMNNLLLPLLIGGLFYVLYIFHAEQHLSLSAQWVEQHNWSSAFPFTALNILPLIAVLGAVGKHVKVKGEIWIASVGSGLVLGVITYIYNNSLIYLAEEILLYEIPLFAILKHYPYQFFLFISALLWLALFTTALSGVFGFISRLKGKMKLPLWLLALVTISLMIPFTSFGFATLIKYLYPLYGILNLYILSAILLYPVANRYKIE; this is translated from the coding sequence ATGATTAAATCTGGAATGAAGTGGATGTTCCTTATAATTGGGACAACTATTGGTGCAGGATATGCTTCTGGAAGGGAAATATGGCAATTTTTTGGCCACGGCAGTGGACTAGCTATAATCTTGTTTACCGTTATGTTTGCGATATGTTGTTACGTCATATTATCCATCAGCTATGAACAAAGGTCCTCTCACTACTTGCCTGTATTAAGGTTAATTGTAGGCAAACATTTAACATCTCTTTATGATAAACTTATTTTGTTTTATTTATTTACAACCACTGTCGTAATGATGGCGGGCAGTGGAGCTACGTGGCAAGCCTTTCACTTTCCTTATTGGTGGGGAATAGGGGCCCTATGTATTCCTCTCGTTATTGCGTTTGTATGGGACATTAAAGGGATTTTATCCATGAATAATTTATTATTGCCTCTTTTAATAGGTGGACTATTTTATGTGCTCTATATATTTCATGCGGAACAACATTTATCGCTTTCTGCTCAGTGGGTTGAACAACACAATTGGTCATCTGCCTTTCCATTCACAGCTTTAAATATATTACCGTTAATTGCCGTATTAGGTGCTGTTGGAAAACATGTGAAAGTGAAAGGTGAGATTTGGATTGCAAGTGTAGGTAGTGGGCTTGTGTTAGGAGTGATAACGTACATTTATAATAATAGTTTAATCTACTTAGCAGAGGAAATTCTTTTATATGAAATCCCTTTATTCGCTATCTTAAAACACTATCCCTATCAGTTTTTCTTATTTATTAGTGCTTTATTATGGCTAGCACTTTTCACAACCGCATTATCAGGGGTGTTTGGTTTTATCAGCCGGTTAAAAGGTAAAATGAAATTACCTTTATGGTTACTAGCTTTGGTCACGATTTCATTAATGATTCCATTTACAAGTTTTGGCTTTGCCACTTTAATTAAGTATTTATATCCTCTCTATGGAATATTAAATTTATATATTTTGTCAGCAATTTTATTATATCCCGTCGCAAACCGGTACAAAATTGAATAA
- a CDS encoding DUF951 domain-containing protein: protein MQKEQSFGLHDVVEMKKQHPCGTNRWKIIRMGMDIRVKCEGCQHSVLIPRKQFEKKVKKILVKHEGE, encoded by the coding sequence GTGCAAAAGGAGCAATCATTCGGTTTACATGATGTAGTAGAAATGAAAAAACAACATCCATGTGGTACAAATCGATGGAAAATTATTCGTATGGGAATGGATATACGGGTGAAATGTGAAGGATGTCAACATAGCGTACTTATTCCAAGAAAACAATTTGAAAAAAAAGTAAAAAAGATACTTGTAAAACATGAAGGTGAGTGA
- the ychF gene encoding redox-regulated ATPase YchF yields the protein MSLTAGIVGLPNVGKSTLFNAITQAGAEAANYPFATIDPNVGIVEVPDERLTALTELVKPKKTVPTTFEFTDIAGIVKGASKGEGLGNQFLSHIRQVDAICQVVRCFHDENITHVAGQVDPIDDIETINLELILADLETVTKRISRVEKLAKQKDKEALTEYEVLVRLKEAFESEKPARALEYTEQEEKLVKQLHLLTSKPILYVANVGEDEIQDPQSNPNVQAVQEYASNEGAKVIVVCAKIESEIAELDGEEKEMFLEDLEIEESGLDQLIRASYYMLGLATFFTAGEQEVRAWTFKKGMKAPQAAGIIHSDFERGFIRAETVSYSDLMEAGSMAVAREKGKVRLEGKDYVVKDGDVIHFRFNV from the coding sequence ATGTCATTAACAGCAGGAATTGTAGGACTACCTAACGTAGGGAAATCTACATTATTTAACGCGATTACACAAGCCGGAGCAGAAGCGGCCAATTACCCGTTCGCGACAATTGATCCGAATGTAGGTATTGTAGAAGTACCTGATGAACGATTAACAGCCTTGACTGAATTAGTAAAACCGAAAAAAACAGTGCCAACTACATTTGAGTTTACCGATATTGCAGGAATTGTAAAAGGAGCAAGTAAAGGAGAAGGGTTAGGGAACCAATTTTTATCCCACATCCGCCAAGTAGATGCGATATGTCAAGTAGTGCGTTGTTTTCATGATGAAAATATTACACACGTAGCTGGTCAAGTTGACCCAATTGATGATATTGAAACAATAAACTTAGAATTAATATTGGCTGACCTTGAAACAGTTACAAAACGTATTAGTCGTGTCGAAAAGTTAGCAAAACAAAAAGATAAGGAAGCGTTAACTGAATACGAAGTACTAGTGAGACTAAAGGAAGCGTTTGAATCTGAAAAACCAGCACGCGCCCTGGAGTACACCGAACAGGAAGAGAAACTTGTTAAACAACTGCATCTATTAACATCAAAGCCAATACTATATGTAGCAAATGTTGGAGAAGATGAAATACAAGATCCACAAAGCAATCCAAATGTACAAGCAGTCCAAGAGTACGCAAGCAACGAAGGCGCAAAGGTTATTGTAGTTTGTGCTAAGATTGAATCCGAAATTGCCGAACTTGACGGCGAAGAAAAAGAAATGTTTTTAGAAGATCTCGAGATTGAGGAGTCAGGATTAGACCAGTTAATTCGTGCTTCATACTATATGTTAGGTTTAGCTACCTTTTTCACTGCAGGAGAACAAGAGGTCAGAGCATGGACATTTAAAAAAGGAATGAAAGCTCCTCAGGCTGCTGGCATTATTCATAGTGACTTTGAACGTGGTTTTATTAGAGCTGAAACCGTATCTTATAGTGACTTAATGGAAGCAGGCTCCATGGCTGTAGCGCGAGAAAAGGGAAAAGTCCGTCTTGAAGGAAAAGATTACGTGGTGAAAGATGGAGATGTTATTCATTTCCGTTTTAACGTATAA
- the rpsF gene encoding 30S ribosomal protein S6, translating to MKKYEIMYIIRPDLETEAQKAVVERFSNVLTNNGAEITEVNELGKRRLAYEINDFREGYYVLINFNGNAEAINEFDRQAKFSDDVIRHLAVREDDQ from the coding sequence ATGAAAAAGTACGAAATTATGTATATCATCCGCCCGGATTTAGAAACGGAAGCACAGAAAGCGGTAGTTGAACGTTTTAGCAACGTGCTTACAAATAACGGTGCGGAAATTACAGAAGTTAACGAACTTGGTAAGCGTAGACTTGCATACGAAATCAACGATTTCCGCGAAGGTTACTACGTACTAATCAACTTTAATGGTAACGCAGAAGCTATTAATGAATTTGATCGCCAAGCTAAGTTTTCTGACGATGTAATTCGCCATTTAGCTGTACGTGAAGATGATCAATAA
- the ssb gene encoding single-stranded DNA-binding protein has protein sequence MLNRVVLVGRLTKDPDLRYTPNGVAVANFTVAVNRPFSNQQGNREADFINCVVWRRAAENLANFMKKGSLIGVDGRIQTRSFEGQEGRRVFVTEVVADTIQFLESKGSPQGGSGSTGNSSNYDTGNNNNRDDDPFANNGEPIDISDDDLPF, from the coding sequence ATGTTGAATCGTGTCGTTTTGGTAGGAAGACTGACAAAGGACCCGGATTTGCGCTATACACCTAACGGAGTAGCTGTTGCAAATTTTACGGTTGCTGTTAACAGACCATTTTCTAACCAGCAAGGAAATCGAGAAGCTGACTTTATCAACTGTGTAGTATGGAGAAGAGCAGCTGAAAATCTAGCCAATTTTATGAAAAAAGGAAGTTTAATTGGTGTAGATGGTCGGATTCAAACGAGGAGCTTTGAAGGTCAAGAAGGCCGAAGAGTTTTTGTAACGGAAGTGGTCGCTGATACTATTCAGTTCCTAGAGTCGAAAGGCTCACCTCAAGGCGGCTCAGGTTCAACGGGAAATTCTTCTAATTACGATACTGGAAATAATAACAATCGTGATGATGATCCGTTTGCCAATAATGGTGAACCGATCGATATCTCAGATGATGACTTACCATTCTAA
- the rpsR gene encoding 30S ribosomal protein S18: protein MARRGRKRKKVCFFTVNKITHIDYKDVDLLKKFISERGKILPRRVTGTSAKYQRKLTKAIKRARQMALLPYVSE from the coding sequence ATGGCTCGTCGCGGACGCAAACGTAAAAAGGTGTGTTTCTTCACAGTAAACAAGATTACGCACATCGATTATAAAGATGTAGATTTGTTGAAAAAATTTATTTCTGAGCGAGGAAAAATTCTTCCACGCCGTGTAACAGGTACTTCAGCGAAGTATCAACGTAAATTGACAAAAGCGATTAAGCGCGCTCGTCAAATGGCACTATTGCCATACGTGAGTGAATAA
- a CDS encoding DUF4212 domain-containing protein, translating to MVKNEQNISEKQREYWKKNIRLIITLLIIWASVSLFGAIIMANPFSNIPFFGVPFSFWLAQQGSIIVFVCLIFFYAIKMDRLDEQYDVKEVILTEKDKKGDES from the coding sequence ATGGTAAAAAATGAGCAGAACATTTCTGAAAAACAAAGAGAATATTGGAAGAAAAATATTCGCTTAATCATTACTTTGTTAATTATTTGGGCTTCTGTATCATTGTTTGGTGCCATTATAATGGCCAATCCGTTTAGCAATATACCATTCTTTGGCGTTCCATTCTCTTTTTGGCTTGCACAGCAGGGGTCTATCATCGTATTTGTGTGCCTGATCTTCTTTTATGCCATTAAAATGGATCGATTAGATGAACAGTATGATGTAAAAGAGGTTATTTTGACAGAAAAGGATAAAAAGGGGGATGAGTCATGA
- a CDS encoding sodium:solute symporter family protein: MTVEHITLTLVLLTFAIYIYIGWWSKVKDTSNFFVAGKEIPAVANGAAIAADWMSAASFISMAGLISFLGYDGTIYLMGWTGGYVLLALLLAPYLRKFGRYTVPDFIGDRYYSNGARAVAAIATLFISLTYVAGQMRGVGIVFSRYLQVEITIGVLIGMTIVAFFAVLGGMKGITWTQVVQYFVLIIAFIIPAVAISLKLTGIPVPQLGLTFSSLAKDLSHLQIELGMNEYLAPFQNLSALNVFAVTLALMIGTAGLPHVIIRFYTVKDVRSARWSAGWAIIFIALLYTTAPAIGVFAKYNLINSFNNEPVEEVRDISWVSKWEETGLLQLDDKNGDGLLTFSGDDTNEVIIDRDIIVLSTPEVAELSPFIIALVAAGGLAAALSTASGLLLAMSSAVSHDLYYRIIKPTASEKQRLAFGRWMIFLAVIVAGYFGMNPPGFVGEVVAFAFGIAAASLFPAIFLGIFDKRMNREGAIWGILSGLSFTVMMILLMRSSQIFGTETQVMESFLGINAQGIGAVGAVINFAVSFIVSRSTKAPPEEISQMVEEIRVPKVSEEKSE; the protein is encoded by the coding sequence ATGACGGTTGAACATATAACACTCACCCTGGTATTACTCACTTTCGCCATCTACATATACATCGGTTGGTGGTCGAAGGTAAAGGATACGAGCAACTTTTTCGTTGCAGGTAAAGAAATCCCTGCAGTGGCTAATGGTGCAGCAATTGCTGCAGACTGGATGTCAGCTGCATCCTTCATTTCCATGGCGGGGTTAATATCGTTCTTAGGTTATGATGGTACGATATATTTAATGGGATGGACAGGCGGTTACGTATTACTCGCTCTATTATTGGCCCCTTATTTACGTAAATTTGGCCGTTATACAGTGCCAGACTTCATTGGTGACCGTTATTATTCAAATGGTGCTAGGGCGGTAGCAGCAATTGCTACATTGTTTATCTCTTTGACATATGTTGCAGGACAAATGCGAGGGGTAGGAATTGTCTTTAGTCGTTATCTACAAGTAGAAATTACCATTGGTGTATTAATTGGTATGACGATTGTAGCATTTTTCGCCGTTTTGGGTGGTATGAAAGGAATTACGTGGACACAGGTAGTTCAGTACTTTGTACTAATTATCGCCTTCATAATACCAGCAGTAGCTATCTCATTAAAACTTACTGGTATTCCTGTTCCGCAATTAGGATTAACCTTCTCAAGTCTAGCAAAAGACTTAAGTCATCTTCAAATTGAGTTAGGAATGAATGAGTATTTAGCTCCATTTCAAAATCTATCAGCTTTAAACGTCTTTGCGGTAACTCTGGCATTAATGATTGGTACTGCAGGTCTTCCTCACGTTATTATTCGCTTCTACACAGTTAAAGATGTACGTTCTGCACGTTGGTCAGCTGGATGGGCGATCATCTTCATTGCATTACTGTATACAACAGCTCCTGCTATCGGTGTCTTCGCAAAATACAATTTAATTAATAGCTTTAACAACGAACCTGTTGAGGAAGTGCGGGACATTAGCTGGGTAAGTAAATGGGAAGAAACCGGCTTACTCCAACTTGATGATAAGAACGGTGACGGTTTGTTGACCTTCTCTGGAGATGATACAAACGAAGTTATTATTGATCGTGATATTATCGTTCTTTCAACACCTGAAGTTGCAGAGTTGTCACCATTTATTATTGCACTGGTAGCCGCCGGAGGGCTAGCAGCCGCACTATCAACCGCCTCAGGCCTATTATTAGCGATGTCTAGTGCAGTGTCTCACGATTTATATTATCGAATAATTAAACCAACTGCCTCAGAGAAACAACGTTTAGCCTTTGGAAGATGGATGATTTTCCTAGCCGTTATCGTTGCGGGTTACTTCGGTATGAATCCACCAGGCTTCGTTGGAGAGGTTGTGGCCTTTGCATTCGGAATTGCAGCAGCAAGCTTGTTCCCGGCTATTTTCCTTGGTATCTTTGATAAACGGATGAACCGTGAGGGTGCAATCTGGGGTATTCTCTCTGGCCTATCCTTTACGGTAATGATGATATTACTAATGCGTTCTTCACAAATATTTGGAACAGAAACACAAGTTATGGAGTCATTCCTCGGCATAAATGCACAAGGTATTGGGGCTGTTGGAGCGGTTATAAACTTTGCTGTCTCCTTTATCGTATCTCGATCTACTAAAGCTCCACCAGAAGAAATTTCTCAAATGGTAGAAGAGATTCGAGTTCCAAAAGTATCAGAAGAAAAATCAGAATAA